One part of the Janthinobacterium sp. 17J80-10 genome encodes these proteins:
- a CDS encoding acetaldehyde dehydrogenase (acetylating), which translates to MKKIKCALIGSGNIGTDLIYKLQRSPLLEPVWMVGIDADSEGLKRAREMGLKTTAAGLDGLLPHVHADGIQIAFDATSAYVHADNSRKLNALGVLMIDLTPAAIGPLCVPPINLREHAGKGEMNVNMISCAGQATIPMVYAVSSIQPVSYGEIIASLSSKSVGPGTRKNLDEFTYTTSDAIERIGGARLGKAMAIINPAEPPMVMRNTIYCETDTLPDQEAITKSVKAMILEVQKYVPGYRLVNGPVFDGHQVSIYMEVTGLGDFLPTYAGNLDIMTAAATRTAEMFAEEINAGRFKAQPKTMEPA; encoded by the coding sequence ATGAAAAAAATTAAATGCGCCCTGATCGGTTCCGGCAACATCGGCACCGATCTGATCTACAAGCTGCAACGCAGCCCCTTGCTGGAACCGGTGTGGATGGTCGGCATCGATGCCGATTCGGAGGGGCTCAAGCGTGCCCGCGAGATGGGCCTGAAGACCACCGCCGCAGGGCTCGACGGCCTGCTGCCGCATGTGCATGCAGACGGCATCCAGATTGCTTTCGACGCCACTTCAGCCTACGTGCATGCCGATAATTCGCGCAAGCTCAATGCGCTGGGCGTGCTGATGATCGACCTGACGCCGGCGGCCATCGGCCCGCTGTGCGTTCCGCCGATCAACCTGCGCGAACATGCCGGCAAAGGGGAAATGAACGTCAACATGATTTCCTGCGCCGGGCAGGCGACGATCCCGATGGTGTATGCGGTCTCCAGCATTCAACCGGTGAGCTACGGTGAAATCATCGCCAGCCTGTCGTCGAAATCGGTCGGCCCCGGCACGCGCAAGAACCTCGACGAGTTCACTTACACCACGTCGGATGCGATTGAAAGAATCGGCGGCGCCAGGCTCGGCAAGGCAATGGCGATCATTAATCCGGCGGAACCGCCGATGGTCATGCGTAACACGATCTATTGCGAGACCGATACGCTGCCCGATCAGGAAGCCATCACAAAGTCCGTGAAAGCCATGATCCTCGAGGTGCAGAAATATGTGCCGGGTTACCGGCTGGTGAATGGTCCGGTGTTCGACGGCCACCAGGTCTCGATTTACATGGAAGTGACGGGGCTGGGCGATTTCCTGCCGACCTATGCGGGCAACCTCGACATCATGACGGCTGCCGCCACGCGCACCGCTGAAATGTTTGCCGAAGAAATCAACGCCGGGCGTTTCAAAGCCCAACCGAAAACTATGGAGCCAGCATGA
- a CDS encoding DUF1854 domain-containing protein, with amino-acid sequence MTNTSFELVRNPFGRLVLTSGGVTHEGVTPVRAFPIQAPDNGIALVNADGAEVAWIERLADLPQAARALIEEELGGREFMPEIARIESVSSFATPCTWTVATDRGPTSFVLRGEEDIRRIGGNALLISDSHGIHFLVRDLPALDRHSRKILDRFL; translated from the coding sequence ATGACCAATACCAGTTTCGAACTCGTCCGCAATCCTTTCGGCCGCCTGGTGCTGACCAGCGGCGGCGTCACCCACGAAGGCGTGACGCCGGTGCGCGCCTTTCCCATCCAGGCGCCGGACAATGGCATCGCCCTGGTCAATGCCGACGGCGCCGAAGTGGCATGGATCGAGCGCCTGGCCGACCTGCCGCAAGCGGCCCGGGCGCTGATCGAGGAAGAACTGGGCGGGCGCGAATTCATGCCCGAGATCGCCCGGATCGAATCCGTCAGCAGTTTTGCCACGCCCTGCACCTGGACCGTGGCCACTGACCGCGGGCCAACCAGCTTCGTGCTGCGCGGCGAAGAAGATATCCGCCGCATCGGCGGCAATGCGCTGCTGATTTCCGACAGCCACGGCATCCACTTCCTGGTGCGCGACTTGCCGGCGCTGGACCGCCACAGCCGCAAGATCCTCGACCGCTTCCTGTAA
- a CDS encoding tautomerase family protein: MPVINFHIVEDKYTQGQLECLLLESSKLYAEVLNAPMERVRAFVTLHKKSLFAVAGKMVSSGQADAPYFSFIVLEGRPLEERHRLLTGFTELVVDILGARRELVRGGCTPIHPENWCIGGAPASVVRKTEIRARDQSVS, from the coding sequence ATGCCAGTCATTAATTTTCATATTGTCGAAGACAAGTACACACAAGGCCAGCTGGAATGCCTGCTGCTGGAGTCGAGCAAGCTCTACGCGGAAGTTCTGAATGCGCCGATGGAGCGGGTGCGTGCTTTCGTCACGCTGCACAAGAAATCGCTGTTCGCCGTCGCAGGAAAAATGGTTTCCTCCGGCCAGGCCGATGCGCCCTATTTCAGCTTCATCGTACTGGAAGGTCGTCCGCTTGAAGAACGTCATCGGCTGCTGACCGGCTTCACCGAGTTGGTCGTCGATATCCTGGGCGCCAGGCGTGAACTGGTGCGTGGCGGCTGCACACCGATTCATCCGGAAAACTGGTGCATTGGCGGCGCACCTGCCAGCGTGGTGCGCAAAACTGAAATACGTGCTCGCGACCAGAGCGTGTCCTGA
- the dmpH gene encoding 2-oxo-3-hexenedioate decarboxylase, producing MSTPTLSREEVVRLTERVEGAQIRAYEIPKLTEEYPGMNIADGYAVQKELRQRSIARGNRLIGWKVGLTSKAKMVQMGIHEPSIGFLMNDMACPENSAIDISKLVHPRVECEVAFVTKKDLQGPNCTKEQVLDATDFVLPAIEVIDSRFKAFKFDLPSVIADNGSSARVVSGGRARYPQDVDLRTLGAVMEKNGEIVSLGASAAVLGHPAEAIACLVNILSTQGETLPAGSFVMSGGITEAIHVKAGDSIIARFQELGSVSVRFV from the coding sequence ATGAGTACCCCTACATTATCTCGCGAAGAAGTTGTTCGTTTGACCGAGCGCGTTGAAGGCGCGCAAATTCGCGCTTATGAAATTCCCAAGCTGACCGAGGAATATCCGGGCATGAACATCGCCGATGGCTATGCGGTGCAAAAGGAATTGCGTCAGCGTTCGATTGCGCGTGGAAATCGCCTGATCGGCTGGAAGGTCGGCCTGACTTCCAAAGCCAAGATGGTCCAGATGGGCATCCATGAACCGAGCATCGGCTTTCTGATGAATGACATGGCCTGTCCGGAGAATTCAGCGATCGACATCTCGAAACTGGTGCATCCGCGCGTCGAATGCGAAGTTGCATTTGTGACGAAAAAGGACTTGCAGGGTCCGAACTGCACTAAAGAACAGGTGCTCGATGCGACCGACTTCGTGCTGCCGGCGATCGAAGTCATCGACTCGCGCTTCAAGGCCTTCAAGTTCGACCTGCCCAGCGTAATTGCCGATAACGGCTCCAGCGCCCGGGTTGTCAGCGGTGGCCGGGCGCGTTATCCCCAGGATGTCGATTTGCGTACGCTGGGCGCAGTGATGGAAAAGAACGGCGAGATTGTTTCACTCGGGGCTTCTGCCGCGGTGCTCGGTCATCCTGCAGAAGCCATCGCTTGCCTTGTCAATATCCTCAGTACCCAGGGCGAGACCCTGCCGGCAGGTAGTTTTGTGATGAGCGGCGGCATTACCGAAGCGATTCACGTGAAAGCCGGCGACAGCATCATCGCGCGATTCCAGGAGCTGGGCAGTGTGTCGGTGCGTTTTGTCTAA
- a CDS encoding SDR family oxidoreductase yields the protein MKNYKELAVVVGATGSFGTEIVAALTAAGLGVVAVARTETSLASLQERFPDLIPCAADIANDSSIEKIRTVLDRPVRMVVHGPGVAVAGGILAAPTSAVVDSVNIKVGGMLRLARAVDARLAPHSRLVAIGGHYGLEPTAYAAAAGIANAALINLMRQLSLAYGERGVTAHLIAPGPADTERLHRVAADRAASRGISVEQVLTEMKAESSIKAFTTPKQVAWAVATLLAEEADSMTGSTLMLDSGRRRGLP from the coding sequence ATGAAAAATTATAAAGAGCTGGCAGTCGTCGTCGGCGCGACCGGATCGTTCGGCACGGAGATCGTCGCCGCGCTGACTGCCGCAGGACTTGGCGTGGTTGCCGTGGCGAGGACAGAAACTTCGCTGGCCTCGTTGCAGGAACGCTTTCCCGATCTGATTCCGTGCGCGGCCGACATTGCTAACGACAGTTCGATCGAGAAGATCCGTACCGTGCTGGACCGGCCGGTACGGATGGTTGTGCATGGCCCCGGCGTGGCGGTCGCCGGCGGCATCCTGGCGGCACCGACCTCGGCGGTGGTCGATTCGGTCAACATCAAGGTAGGCGGCATGTTGCGCCTGGCGCGCGCCGTGGATGCACGGCTGGCGCCGCATTCACGGCTGGTCGCCATTGGCGGCCACTATGGCCTGGAGCCGACCGCCTATGCGGCGGCGGCTGGCATTGCCAATGCCGCCCTGATCAACCTGATGCGCCAGTTAAGCCTGGCCTACGGCGAACGCGGCGTGACGGCCCATCTGATCGCGCCCGGCCCGGCCGATACCGAACGCCTGCATCGCGTCGCCGCTGACCGCGCCGCCAGCCGTGGCATCAGCGTCGAGCAGGTATTGACCGAGATGAAGGCAGAATCCTCCATCAAGGCATTCACCACGCCGAAGCAGGTCGCCTGGGCAGTCGCCACACTGCTGGCGGAAGAAGCAGACTCAATGACCGGTTCCACCCTCATGCTCGATTCCGGACGCCGGCGCGGCCTGCCTTGA
- the dmpE gene encoding 2-oxopent-4-enoate hydratase, with product MDTKKIEQYGDELYMAFLRQTTVPPLLEREPDITIEDAYKIQKRMVDRRVAAGEKIVGKKIGVTSKAVQDFLGVFQPDFGQLTSGMIYQEGDTIDLGNLIQPKAEAELAFVLKEDLKGPGITAMDVIRATDYVVPCFEIVDSRIKDWNIKIQDTVADNASCGVYVLGKTRGDPRVLDITMAGMVLEKNGELFSTGVGAAVQGSPANAVAWLANTLGALGIPFKAGEVILSGSQSALVPVVDGDELVCTVGGLGSCHVKFAGRSAA from the coding sequence ATGGATACCAAAAAAATAGAACAGTACGGAGACGAGCTGTACATGGCCTTCTTGCGCCAGACGACAGTTCCGCCGCTGCTGGAACGTGAGCCCGATATCACGATAGAAGATGCTTACAAAATCCAGAAGCGCATGGTGGATCGCCGGGTCGCGGCGGGCGAGAAAATCGTCGGCAAGAAAATCGGCGTCACCAGCAAAGCGGTGCAGGATTTTCTTGGTGTATTCCAGCCCGACTTCGGTCAGCTCACCTCGGGCATGATTTATCAGGAAGGTGACACCATCGATCTTGGTAACCTCATTCAGCCCAAAGCGGAGGCCGAACTGGCATTCGTGTTGAAGGAAGACTTGAAAGGGCCGGGCATCACCGCGATGGACGTGATCCGCGCGACCGATTATGTGGTGCCTTGCTTCGAGATCGTCGATTCGCGCATCAAGGACTGGAACATCAAGATTCAGGACACCGTTGCGGACAATGCGTCTTGTGGCGTCTACGTCCTGGGTAAGACGAGGGGTGATCCACGGGTACTGGATATCACCATGGCTGGCATGGTGCTGGAAAAAAATGGCGAACTGTTTTCCACCGGTGTCGGTGCTGCCGTGCAGGGCTCCCCGGCCAATGCGGTTGCCTGGCTGGCCAATACGCTGGGCGCGTTGGGGATTCCATTCAAGGCGGGTGAAGTGATCCTCTCCGGTTCACAGTCTGCGCTGGTACCTGTCGTCGACGGCGACGAACTCGTATGCACCGTCGGCGGCCTCGGCAGCTGCCATGTCAAATTTGCAGGAAGGAGCGCAGCATGA
- a CDS encoding NAD(P)H-dependent oxidoreductase, translated as MKVLIVFAHNEEKSFNTAMKNLAVERLRSNGHEVIVSDLYAMKFKAVADGDDFLERANPEYLVYAMEQRLAYKNGTLAPDIMAELEKVKWADLIIFNFPIYWYSMPAIMKGWVDRVLVSGYCYGGMRFYDRGGLAGKKALVATSLGGQPHMFQKGSIHGELELMLKPILQGTLAYTGLAVLPPFVAFHVPYVSAEARARYLDDYTARLDALALAEALRFPSMDDFDEKLHPRAAMSAATG; from the coding sequence ATGAAAGTCCTGATCGTCTTTGCGCATAACGAAGAAAAGTCTTTCAACACCGCCATGAAAAACCTGGCGGTGGAGCGCCTGCGCAGCAATGGTCATGAAGTCATCGTCTCCGATTTGTATGCGATGAAGTTCAAGGCGGTCGCGGATGGCGACGATTTCCTTGAACGCGCCAACCCCGAGTACCTGGTGTACGCCATGGAACAGCGCCTCGCCTATAAAAACGGCACGCTGGCGCCGGACATCATGGCTGAACTGGAAAAGGTGAAATGGGCTGACCTGATCATCTTTAACTTTCCGATTTACTGGTATTCAATGCCGGCGATCATGAAAGGCTGGGTCGATCGCGTGCTGGTGTCCGGCTACTGCTATGGTGGGATGCGGTTCTATGACCGGGGCGGGCTGGCGGGGAAGAAAGCGCTGGTGGCGACCAGCCTGGGCGGGCAGCCACATATGTTCCAAAAGGGCAGTATTCACGGCGAGCTTGAGCTGATGCTGAAGCCCATTTTGCAGGGCACGCTCGCCTATACGGGTTTGGCTGTGCTGCCGCCGTTTGTGGCGTTTCATGTACCGTATGTTTCGGCTGAGGCGCGCGCCCGATATCTGGATGACTATACAGCGCGCTTGGATGCGCTGGCGTTAGCTGAGGCGCTGCGGTTTCCCAGCATGGATGACTTCGATGAGAAATTGCATCCCAGGGCGGCGATGTCTGCTGCGACCGGTTAA
- the dmpG gene encoding 4-hydroxy-2-oxovalerate aldolase has translation MMSLKGRKVMLHDMCLRDGMHAKRHQMTLDEMVRVATALDDAGVPLIQVTHGDGLGGASLNYGRPRHSNEEYLNAVIPKLKRAKVSVLLVPGLGTMDQLRSARECGVHSVHVATHCTEADVAEQHIAYARGMGMDTTGFLMMSHLNSPEGLLKQGLLMESYGANCIYVTDSAGYMLPDDVRARIALLRNALDPKTQLGFHGHHNLGMGIANSIAAIEAGANRIDGSVGGLGAGAGNTPLEVFAAVCERMGIHTGVDLFKMMDVAEDVILPLMDQLVRVDRESLTIGYAGVYSTFLLFARRAAAKYGVSAREILIELGKKKLIGGQEDMIEDTAMTMAKERGLLPS, from the coding sequence ATGATGTCACTCAAGGGAAGAAAGGTCATGTTGCATGACATGTGCCTGCGCGACGGCATGCATGCCAAACGTCATCAGATGACGCTGGATGAAATGGTGCGCGTGGCAACCGCGCTGGATGATGCCGGCGTGCCGCTGATCCAGGTCACGCATGGCGACGGCCTGGGTGGGGCGTCGCTCAACTACGGCCGCCCGCGCCATAGCAACGAGGAATACCTGAACGCGGTCATCCCCAAGCTCAAGCGCGCCAAGGTGTCCGTCCTGCTGGTGCCGGGTCTGGGCACCATGGACCAGTTGCGTTCGGCGCGGGAATGCGGCGTGCACAGCGTCCATGTGGCGACCCATTGCACCGAAGCCGACGTCGCCGAGCAGCACATCGCCTACGCCCGCGGAATGGGCATGGACACCACCGGGTTCCTGATGATGTCGCACCTGAATTCGCCGGAAGGGCTGCTCAAGCAGGGCTTGCTGATGGAATCCTATGGCGCCAACTGCATTTACGTGACCGACTCGGCCGGCTACATGCTGCCGGACGACGTACGCGCCCGCATTGCGCTGCTGCGCAATGCGCTGGACCCAAAGACGCAACTGGGCTTCCATGGCCACCATAACCTCGGCATGGGCATCGCCAATTCCATCGCGGCTATCGAAGCCGGCGCCAACCGTATCGATGGCTCGGTCGGCGGCCTTGGCGCCGGCGCCGGCAATACGCCACTGGAAGTGTTCGCCGCCGTGTGCGAACGCATGGGCATTCATACCGGCGTTGACCTGTTCAAGATGATGGATGTGGCAGAAGACGTGATCCTGCCGCTGATGGACCAGCTGGTGCGGGTTGACCGCGAGTCGCTGACCATCGGTTATGCCGGGGTGTATTCGACCTTCCTGTTGTTCGCGCGCCGCGCTGCAGCCAAATACGGCGTGTCAGCGCGTGAAATCCTGATCGAACTTGGCAAGAAAAAGCTGATCGGCGGCCAGGAAGACATGATCGAAGACACCGCGATGACCATGGCCAAGGAACGCGGCCTGCTGCCGAGCTGA